A part of Candidatus Obscuribacter sp. genomic DNA contains:
- a CDS encoding slipin family protein, with amino-acid sequence MNLGLFFTFSFMAIVGLAVLCYFCLRICNEWERKVVLLLGRFNGVRGPGLFFLIPVLETTPFTIDLRTITSAVSAEETLTKDNVPVNVDTVVYWRVVDPKLATLQVANFGEAVIGAAQTALRDIIGRSDLSQVLSDRAGLDLSMTTTLDAQTEPWGVKVESVQMRDIKIPDGLQDAMSRVAQAERESQARILLGDSELNIARRFANAGMVYEEHPIALHLRGMNMLYEVMKGGNAATVIVPSGAVDSMSFGGYAGLTALSQEMKLAQTKIEGTEP; translated from the coding sequence ATGAATTTAGGGCTGTTTTTCACTTTTTCATTCATGGCAATAGTCGGCTTAGCCGTGCTTTGTTATTTTTGCCTGCGTATCTGCAATGAGTGGGAGCGCAAAGTCGTACTCTTACTCGGTAGATTTAACGGTGTACGAGGCCCCGGGCTGTTTTTCTTGATCCCTGTTCTTGAGACCACTCCTTTTACGATTGATTTGCGCACCATTACTAGTGCCGTATCAGCCGAAGAAACTTTGACCAAAGACAATGTACCGGTCAACGTAGATACTGTTGTCTACTGGAGAGTAGTCGATCCAAAACTAGCGACGCTGCAAGTTGCAAACTTCGGCGAGGCAGTTATCGGTGCCGCCCAAACAGCTCTGCGCGACATCATCGGGCGCTCAGACTTGAGTCAAGTACTCTCTGATAGAGCCGGTCTCGACCTATCCATGACCACTACTCTCGATGCTCAGACAGAGCCGTGGGGAGTCAAAGTAGAGTCAGTGCAAATGCGCGACATCAAAATCCCCGATGGATTGCAAGACGCCATGAGCCGAGTAGCACAAGCGGAGCGCGAGAGTCAGGCGCGTATCTTGCTGGGAGACAGTGAGCTAAACATCGCCAGACGCTTTGCCAATGCTGGCATGGTCTACGAAGAGCATCCAATCGCTTTGCACCTGCGCGGTATGAACATGCTTTACGAAGTAATGAAAGGCGGCAACGCAGCTACGGTCATCGTACCGTCAGGTGCTGTCGACAGCATGAGCTTTGGTGGCTACGCTGGATTGACCGCCCTGAGTCAAGAGATGAAACTAGCTCAGACAAAAATCGAAGGCACAGAGCCGTAA
- a CDS encoding serine/threonine protein kinase yields the protein MISDAELAKPANFPNLGERFEVLSFIGQGGMGAVYKVKDKSINQILAIKLLNDKFAQDPTGVKRFESEAKASCQLTHANLVTIYDYCRTTSGVPFIVMDFLDGKTLADFIKQNVYLTVPEALDIFCQIADALTGVHSKGIIHRDLKPANILLLPGEGGYMVKLVDFGIAKVLPEMTNYATTVTETSELTGSPLYMSPEQCQGERVEARSDIYSLGCVMYEALTGVNPFMSDNQIKVILAQISSIPRPFRQSLDIPNCLQALAFKCLKKSPAERYQTAARLLKDLDAMRDGKDVAVLPEPTSAALTKVGDKHSGTSLTPDGTSQLSPDDLQAAALLKKHVTIGVSVFIVLTLLSFVFTGPDKWQPIMMIFYALIGGGIFAFSRAVRLAVDKPRDEQVLETEESVKVVEQRIAAVLQEPIVIDEAERYWGGSNALISDSQRAILQSKIYYTEQIPSSSGASTDVLESVAINVNLTAGDKTQIKLTFDCSQRDAARARYIIRETTGRISKACCLGALQSNESIERHQQDGNQQV from the coding sequence GTGATAAGCGACGCTGAATTAGCAAAACCAGCCAACTTCCCGAATTTGGGAGAGCGTTTTGAGGTGCTCAGCTTTATTGGTCAGGGTGGCATGGGTGCTGTCTACAAAGTCAAAGACAAGTCCATTAACCAGATCCTAGCCATCAAATTACTCAACGACAAATTTGCCCAAGATCCGACCGGTGTCAAGCGTTTTGAGAGTGAGGCAAAAGCCTCCTGTCAGCTCACTCACGCCAATCTGGTCACCATCTATGACTACTGTCGCACCACCAGTGGTGTGCCGTTTATTGTCATGGACTTCCTTGACGGTAAGACTCTGGCTGATTTTATAAAACAAAACGTCTATCTTACTGTGCCTGAGGCACTGGATATTTTTTGCCAGATAGCAGACGCTCTCACTGGTGTGCATAGCAAAGGCATCATCCACCGCGACCTCAAGCCCGCCAATATCTTGCTCTTGCCTGGTGAGGGCGGTTATATGGTCAAGCTCGTGGACTTTGGTATCGCCAAAGTCTTGCCTGAGATGACCAACTATGCCACCACTGTGACTGAGACCAGTGAGCTGACTGGCAGCCCACTCTACATGAGTCCCGAGCAATGTCAGGGCGAGAGAGTGGAGGCGCGCAGCGATATCTACAGCCTCGGTTGTGTCATGTACGAAGCACTCACAGGGGTCAATCCCTTTATGAGTGACAACCAGATCAAGGTGATTTTGGCTCAAATTTCGAGTATCCCCAGACCATTCAGGCAATCGTTGGATATTCCCAATTGTTTGCAAGCACTTGCTTTTAAATGTCTTAAAAAATCCCCCGCAGAGCGCTATCAGACCGCAGCCAGATTGCTCAAAGATCTGGATGCGATGCGCGATGGCAAAGATGTAGCGGTATTGCCTGAGCCCACATCTGCAGCTTTAACCAAAGTCGGTGATAAGCATAGTGGCACCAGTCTGACTCCCGATGGCACTAGTCAGCTCAGTCCGGATGATTTGCAAGCTGCCGCCTTGCTCAAAAAACATGTCACTATTGGTGTTTCGGTCTTTATAGTATTAACGCTGTTGTCTTTTGTATTTACCGGACCGGACAAATGGCAACCCATTATGATGATTTTTTATGCCCTCATTGGCGGTGGCATATTTGCTTTTTCGCGTGCGGTTAGGCTGGCTGTGGACAAGCCTCGGGACGAGCAGGTCCTGGAGACTGAGGAGTCGGTCAAAGTAGTAGAGCAACGCATCGCGGCAGTGCTGCAAGAGCCAATCGTGATCGATGAGGCTGAGCGCTATTGGGGCGGCTCTAATGCTCTGATCTCTGACTCTCAGCGGGCAATTTTGCAATCCAAGATTTACTATACCGAACAAATACCAAGCTCAAGTGGTGCGTCAACGGACGTTTTGGAGTCAGTTGCTATCAATGTCAATTTGACAGCTGGGGACAAAACGCAGATCAAATTGACATTTGATTGCAGTCAAAGAGATGCTGCCAGGGCTCGATACATCATCAGAGAAACCACCGGGCGTATATCTAAAGCCTGTTGTTTGGGTGCTCTGCAGTCCAATGAATCAATTGAGCGGCATCAGCAGGATGGCAATCAGCAGGTTTGA
- a CDS encoding carbohydrate porin: MDIKSLVNPLVLALTLGLMPAQQSLAGNLNQTLSTFKPRVAQVDSLAQALPRTTSGAPTAPGTTTRAQATPATTAVPQSDPDIPETNSPMNNGNEFAGANDMPSEPGIGQIKLRDINLVRRELAGLATRHNMPPPDPAMTRQQLGKYFFDLISKLSNSQSEQFSEQDYGDIGILTDEFDDVLRRVKGRLALSVLKNELVAPQSASAQKTKELDGRLAILEKTKMSGDFTFAPQSDFGRNVSESMATNFRGRINVLAKVYEAKPDAKVGDATLFMRLTGASGRFFPRDKYLMSPTNDLNDQYANPFNSGVADVQVPNLQINNNNSNSVRPTVSFEQMYYAQDLRPAKNWRAKYQIGLNNLGNMMDSNNYANNETFQFLNTQFVNSVAFKPNFIGPSTIVSAERGILRDRAFLRATSAILSLSDRDYFGGFGTVHELQLGQKFFKKEGNLRAGYWNFNFRGGSTRPLVTPTDTSPPGLLSILPGGSGQGSQPTGMYVNFDQKIWKDIGLWGRYALSDKQFGQVFLGGLLTSRQSFSFGTEIPAKIFVKRRPDDVLGIAYGQISSYRRGTITPSTPAFVSLNGVPATTLDEVNANVGLLSPGLRPAQEKCLETYYRFQVNKNVSVSPDFQYIWAPGATAGGNPGICVLGTRLNVVF, translated from the coding sequence GTGGATATAAAATCTCTTGTAAATCCGCTTGTACTTGCTTTGACCCTGGGATTGATGCCTGCCCAGCAGTCTTTGGCTGGCAACTTAAATCAAACACTTTCGACTTTTAAGCCGCGAGTAGCGCAAGTTGATTCTCTGGCTCAAGCTCTCCCTCGCACCACTTCGGGGGCGCCGACTGCACCAGGCACAACGACCAGAGCGCAGGCTACACCAGCTACAACAGCTGTACCTCAGTCCGATCCTGACATCCCTGAGACCAATTCGCCGATGAATAACGGCAACGAATTTGCCGGCGCCAATGATATGCCTAGTGAGCCTGGTATCGGGCAAATCAAGTTGCGCGATATCAATCTGGTCAGGCGTGAGTTGGCCGGTCTTGCCACACGTCACAACATGCCACCGCCAGATCCTGCGATGACACGGCAACAGCTCGGTAAGTACTTCTTTGACTTAATTAGCAAGCTTTCAAATTCGCAGTCTGAGCAATTTAGTGAGCAAGACTACGGCGATATCGGCATCCTTACTGATGAGTTTGATGACGTGCTGCGTCGCGTCAAAGGACGTTTGGCTCTTAGCGTACTAAAAAACGAATTAGTAGCTCCACAGAGCGCTAGTGCCCAAAAGACTAAAGAGTTAGACGGTCGGCTCGCTATCCTCGAAAAGACTAAAATGAGTGGTGACTTTACTTTTGCACCACAAAGCGATTTTGGTCGCAATGTCAGCGAGAGTATGGCCACCAACTTCCGCGGCCGCATCAATGTCCTGGCCAAGGTTTACGAGGCTAAGCCTGATGCAAAAGTGGGCGATGCCACGCTATTTATGCGACTGACAGGGGCGTCTGGCAGGTTTTTTCCTCGTGATAAATACCTGATGAGCCCTACTAACGATCTCAATGATCAGTACGCCAACCCATTTAACAGTGGTGTTGCTGATGTGCAGGTACCCAACCTGCAAATCAACAATAACAACAGTAACAGTGTCCGCCCTACAGTCTCGTTTGAGCAGATGTACTACGCTCAGGATTTACGTCCAGCCAAAAACTGGCGCGCCAAATATCAAATTGGTCTCAATAACTTGGGCAACATGATGGACTCCAACAACTACGCTAACAACGAGACTTTTCAGTTTTTAAATACTCAATTTGTTAATAGCGTTGCTTTTAAGCCCAACTTTATTGGTCCATCTACTATTGTTTCTGCCGAGCGTGGCATCTTGCGTGATCGCGCCTTTTTACGCGCTACTAGCGCCATATTGAGTCTCTCGGATCGCGATTATTTTGGTGGCTTTGGTACAGTGCATGAGCTACAGTTGGGGCAAAAGTTTTTCAAAAAAGAAGGCAACCTGCGCGCTGGCTACTGGAATTTTAACTTCCGCGGCGGTAGCACCAGACCACTCGTAACGCCTACTGACACTTCTCCTCCGGGCTTATTATCAATCCTCCCAGGTGGCTCAGGTCAGGGCAGCCAGCCCACCGGCATGTATGTCAACTTTGATCAAAAAATATGGAAAGACATCGGTCTCTGGGGTCGCTACGCACTTAGCGATAAACAGTTTGGACAGGTGTTTTTGGGCGGTTTGCTGACCTCCAGGCAGAGCTTTAGCTTTGGTACTGAGATACCAGCCAAGATATTCGTTAAGCGCCGTCCCGATGATGTGTTGGGTATTGCTTATGGTCAGATCTCATCCTATCGTCGCGGCACTATTACTCCCTCTACGCCTGCCTTTGTCTCTCTCAATGGTGTGCCCGCCACCACTCTTGATGAGGTCAATGCCAACGTGGGTTTGCTCAGTCCGGGACTGAGACCGGCTCAGGAGAAATGTCTTGAGACTTACTACCGCTTTCAGGTCAACAAAAATGTATCTGTGTCGCCGGACTTCCAATATATCTGGGCGCCTGGTGCTACTGCTGGTGGCAACCCTGGCATATGTGTGCTTGGCACAAGACTAAACGTAGTGTTTTAG
- a CDS encoding universal stress protein, translating to MDGASFLLPIDGSEESLSAAQFAWELAAKSGAKVSAQHVVDTTAIWRFLKYDRAGFVGSGVYIDAREQIATSMRSVAESLMLSYNTQSAERPIVGESFIDEGDPAAAIAARATEHDLVIVGCHSRRYAPRRQRLYEKLAAICPCPVLVVRKVPHSWSRMQVMVTDDIAKAESYSSIYQIGTLLGLPTEVYLDVEGADVDTDRVTLGGWSPCFGVRSVEHANFKDMITSAPYDALLAVSAECVSGQYAAQYRARIRAFLDQSDCRALLLWRSPTSSHLIQRLVS from the coding sequence ATGGACGGCGCTTCGTTTCTTTTGCCCATAGACGGCTCTGAGGAGTCCTTGTCTGCTGCGCAATTTGCCTGGGAGTTAGCGGCAAAGAGTGGCGCTAAGGTCTCAGCTCAGCATGTTGTAGATACCACAGCTATCTGGCGCTTCCTCAAGTATGACCGCGCTGGGTTTGTCGGCAGTGGTGTTTACATCGATGCGCGCGAGCAGATAGCGACCTCAATGCGCTCAGTTGCTGAGTCACTGATGTTGTCCTATAACACGCAGAGTGCGGAGCGACCGATAGTCGGGGAGTCCTTTATTGACGAGGGTGATCCTGCCGCGGCAATCGCTGCCAGAGCCACTGAGCACGACCTGGTCATTGTGGGATGCCACTCCCGGCGTTATGCTCCCCGTCGTCAGCGCCTATATGAAAAACTCGCTGCTATCTGCCCTTGTCCTGTGTTGGTTGTGCGCAAAGTCCCCCATAGCTGGTCGCGCATGCAAGTCATGGTCACTGATGATATCGCCAAAGCTGAGAGCTACTCCAGCATCTATCAAATTGGTACATTGCTTGGCTTGCCTACTGAGGTCTACCTTGATGTCGAAGGCGCTGATGTAGATACTGACAGAGTCACGCTCGGCGGCTGGTCGCCTTGCTTTGGTGTGCGCTCAGTGGAGCATGCCAATTTTAAGGATATGATCACTAGCGCCCCGTATGACGCGCTCTTAGCTGTATCAGCTGAATGTGTCTCCGGTCAATATGCAGCTCAGTATAGAGCCCGTATCAGAGCATTCCTTGACCAGTCCGATTGCCGTGCACTTTTGCTGTGGCGCAGCCCAACATCATCACATTTGATTCAGAGATTGGTCAGTTAG
- a CDS encoding methyltransferase domain-containing protein codes for MTSGCRPRDGNRYFNLCKRSIAMSHQPVIHHSQALQDSLLNDDEELCSGRDFAVYSQGMDASMSVKINDICPYVLAGKIVDKGCGTGTLLIHLSTLFADSQIVGVDLSRELLRRSLAQQYPNHNVSVVKANIIHRRFADNSLSTVIFSSVMHEVFSYTGYDRDQVRLALANTWHELAPHGRIIIRDGVKPEHGGERVWLRCRDEELQERFRKFAREFKGKAASPGISYVEHTIDGVTWFTTSLHEANEFLSKKDYLAQLGYGGQRGVWRLYCGRVGARAAHDRLPCAACGELPQSLDRGKPLRRTRLVALRCGRSPRRAYHRPRYHGRDRRREGLTHRLTQKSRRGMDQTISLCGFLFRAPTTFFSTPSRNQEQPIFQLSPPNTLALRAYQEMIMRADDLWGS; via the coding sequence ATGACCAGCGGTTGTCGTCCTCGCGATGGCAACCGTTATTTCAACCTCTGCAAAAGGTCAATCGCCATGTCTCATCAACCTGTCATACACCACTCGCAGGCACTGCAAGACAGCCTGCTCAACGACGACGAGGAGCTGTGCTCTGGCCGTGACTTTGCTGTCTACAGCCAGGGCATGGACGCCAGCATGTCGGTCAAGATCAACGACATCTGCCCCTACGTCCTTGCCGGCAAAATCGTCGACAAGGGCTGCGGCACAGGCACGCTGCTGATCCATCTCTCGACGCTCTTTGCTGACTCGCAGATAGTCGGCGTCGACCTCTCGCGTGAGCTGTTGCGCCGCTCCCTGGCGCAGCAGTATCCCAACCACAATGTGTCGGTGGTCAAAGCCAACATCATCCACCGGCGCTTTGCCGACAACAGCCTGTCGACGGTTATTTTTAGCTCGGTGATGCACGAGGTCTTTTCGTACACCGGCTACGACCGTGACCAGGTGCGCCTCGCTCTCGCCAACACCTGGCATGAGCTGGCGCCGCACGGACGCATCATCATCCGCGACGGCGTCAAGCCCGAGCACGGTGGTGAGCGCGTCTGGCTGCGTTGTCGCGATGAGGAGCTGCAAGAGCGCTTCCGCAAGTTTGCCCGTGAGTTTAAGGGCAAGGCGGCGAGCCCCGGCATCAGCTACGTGGAGCACACCATAGACGGTGTCACGTGGTTTACCACGAGTCTGCATGAAGCCAATGAATTCCTCTCGAAGAAGGACTACCTGGCCCAACTGGGCTATGGAGGTCAACGAGGAGTTTGGCGTCTTTACTGTGGACGAGTGGGTGCAAGAGCTGCGCACGACCGGCTACCGTGTGCTGCATGCGGCGAGCTACCTCAATCCCTGGATCGAGGAAAACCGCTACGACGGACACGTCTGGTTGCACTCCGATGCGGACGGTCGCCCCGGCGAGCGTATCACCGCCCCCGATACCACGGGCGTGATCGTCGCCGAGAAGGTCTGACACACAGACTCACCCAAAAATCGCGCAGGGGAATGGATCAAACCATCTCCCTGTGCGGTTTTCTTTTTCGCGCGCCTACTACATTTTTTAGTACACCATCAAGAAATCAGGAACAGCCTATATTTCAGTTGTCACCTCCAAACACATTAGCATTGAGAGCCTATCAGGAAATGATAATGCGGGCTGATGACTTATGGGGTAGCTGA
- a CDS encoding carbohydrate porin has product MNNSKFACYQTLVAISLGVYSTAFAMPASAQYLPSGSILAKPVMTPRPSYSPVLRAPQARFIQRVAQSDLGLRPPIKSTPDSSASAGSTGASGTPATNTSTSTSASGSSNPAPDSPPETNNPMSNGNEFAGNTEMNSIPGIDQIRLRDIELVRRDLTSLANRHQLPPPDPGMTRQQLGKYFFDLISKLSNSQEQFSEQDYNDIGILTDEFDDVLRRVKGRLALSVLKNEFVSPQSASTKKTQELDSRLAILEKVKLSGDFTFAPQSDFGRRVSESTATNFRGRINVLAKVYESKPDAKIGDATLFMRLTGASGRFFPRDKYLMSPTNDLNDQYANPFNSGVADVQVPNLQINNNNSNNVRPTVSFEQMYYSQELRPAKDWRAKYQIGLNNLGNMMDSNNYANNETYQFLNTQFVNSVAFKPNFIGPSSVFSLERGILRDKAFLRATSAMISLSDRDYFGGFGTVSELQLGQKFFKKEGNIRAGYWNFNFRGGSARPLVTPTDTSPPALLSILPGGTNQGSQPTGMYLNFDQKIWKDIGLWGRYALSDKQFGQVFLGGLLTSRQSFSFGAEIPAKLVLKKRPDDVLGIAYGQISSYRRGTITPSTPAFVGINGVPATTLDEVNANLATLSPGTRPAQEKCFEAYYRWQVNKNVSVSPDFQYIWAPGATAGGNPGICVLGTRLNVVF; this is encoded by the coding sequence ATGAACAACTCCAAATTTGCTTGCTACCAGACCCTCGTGGCTATCAGTCTCGGCGTCTATAGTACGGCATTTGCTATGCCAGCGTCTGCGCAGTATTTACCCTCTGGTAGCATCCTGGCTAAGCCAGTGATGACGCCAAGACCGAGTTATTCGCCGGTTTTGCGCGCGCCTCAGGCTCGTTTTATCCAGCGCGTTGCTCAGTCCGATCTTGGTCTTAGACCACCTATCAAGAGCACGCCTGACTCAAGCGCGAGCGCTGGTAGTACAGGAGCCAGTGGCACCCCTGCCACAAATACGAGCACAAGCACAAGTGCTAGCGGCTCAAGCAATCCTGCTCCTGACTCTCCTCCTGAGACAAACAATCCCATGTCTAACGGCAACGAATTTGCCGGTAACACTGAGATGAATAGCATCCCTGGCATAGATCAAATCAGGTTGCGCGATATTGAGCTGGTGCGTCGCGACCTCACCAGCCTGGCAAATCGTCATCAGCTGCCACCGCCAGATCCTGGTATGACCAGGCAGCAGCTTGGTAAATATTTCTTTGACTTGATCAGCAAACTATCTAACTCACAAGAGCAGTTTAGCGAGCAAGACTACAATGATATCGGCATCCTCACCGATGAGTTTGACGATGTGCTGCGGCGCGTCAAAGGGCGCTTAGCTCTCTCGGTGCTCAAAAACGAGTTTGTATCGCCTCAGTCTGCCTCAACAAAAAAGACGCAAGAGCTGGACTCCAGGCTGGCTATACTGGAAAAAGTAAAACTCAGCGGCGACTTTACCTTTGCACCGCAATCAGATTTTGGGCGCCGCGTATCGGAGAGTACGGCGACAAACTTCCGCGGTCGTATCAACGTCCTGGCTAAAGTATATGAGTCTAAACCAGATGCCAAAATCGGCGACGCTACACTCTTTATGAGACTGACTGGTGCGTCTGGTCGATTTTTCCCCCGGGATAAATATCTGATGAGTCCCACCAATGATCTAAACGATCAATACGCCAACCCATTTAACAGTGGTGTAGCTGACGTACAGGTGCCCAACCTGCAAATCAACAACAACAACAGTAACAACGTCCGTCCTACTGTCTCGTTTGAGCAGATGTATTACTCGCAGGAGTTGCGCCCGGCCAAGGACTGGCGTGCTAAGTACCAGATTGGTCTAAACAACCTGGGCAATATGATGGACTCTAACAATTATGCTAACAATGAGACCTATCAGTTTTTAAATACTCAGTTTGTTAATAGCGTTGCCTTCAAGCCCAACTTCATTGGCCCATCTAGCGTCTTTTCACTGGAGCGTGGCATCCTCAGAGACAAAGCATTTTTACGCGCCACCAGTGCCATGATCAGTTTGTCTGACCGCGACTATTTTGGCGGCTTTGGTACTGTCAGTGAGTTGCAGTTAGGACAAAAGTTTTTTAAAAAAGAAGGCAACATCCGTGCTGGCTACTGGAACTTTAACTTCAGGGGAGGTAGCGCCAGACCACTGGTTACTCCTACTGATACTTCGCCGCCGGCATTGCTGTCAATCTTGCCAGGAGGCACCAATCAAGGCAGTCAGCCAACTGGTATGTATCTCAACTTTGACCAGAAGATTTGGAAGGATATTGGTCTATGGGGTCGATACGCCCTCAGTGATAAACAGTTTGGTCAGGTATTTTTGGGAGGTCTGTTAACCTCTCGTCAGAGCTTTAGTTTTGGTGCCGAAATACCGGCCAAGCTCGTCCTCAAAAAGCGCCCTGACGATGTCTTGGGCATAGCTTATGGTCAGATCTCGTCCTATCGTCGCGGCACGATAACACCATCGACTCCAGCTTTTGTCGGTATCAATGGTGTCCCTGCCACCACCCTTGATGAGGTCAATGCCAATTTGGCAACATTGAGCCCTGGTACCAGACCAGCGCAAGAGAAATGTTTTGAAGCTTATTACCGCTGGCAGGTCAATAAAAATGTTTCAGTTTCGCCGGACTTCCAGTATATCTGGGCGCCAGGAGCGACAGCTGGTGGCAATCCCGGTATCTGCGTACTCGGTACCAGACTTAACGTAGTCTTTTAA
- a CDS encoding helix-turn-helix transcriptional regulator, translating into MQNLTTDTDQSCPIVPLLDLMSAKWTVQILRELALGPVRTRRFLRVIPGLSMKTLQERIKALQSAGMISRKVYDEKLPHVEHTITERGRRLFVIMSEIKEMAAEMSAVSCKCPLQGCSEADTDCPERRVPPPLRTRLDRSSEAATNHP; encoded by the coding sequence ATGCAAAACCTAACTACCGATACCGACCAATCCTGCCCAATTGTGCCTCTTTTAGACCTTATGAGCGCCAAGTGGACAGTGCAGATTTTGCGGGAGCTAGCGCTAGGTCCAGTGCGTACTAGACGCTTCTTGCGCGTCATACCGGGTCTGAGCATGAAGACCCTGCAAGAGCGCATCAAAGCCTTGCAAAGCGCCGGCATGATTTCGCGCAAAGTCTATGACGAAAAGCTGCCCCATGTGGAGCATACAATCACAGAGCGCGGGCGCAGACTCTTTGTCATCATGAGTGAAATCAAAGAGATGGCAGCGGAGATGTCCGCAGTGAGCTGCAAATGCCCCTTACAAGGATGTAGCGAAGCTGACACGGACTGTCCGGAGAGGCGTGTGCCTCCACCCCTCCGAACCCGCCTCGACAGATCAAGTGAAGCGGCGACCAATCATCCCTAG
- the icd gene encoding NADP-dependent isocitrate dehydrogenase: MNDSPVKTYNGIPVPAGETIQFVNAKPVTPNHPIIPYIEGDGIGAEITDAMRRILDLSVNLAYGDARSIAWLEVFAGDKAKARFGDALPADTLTALTDFGVSIKGPLGTPTGEGMRSLNVTMRQHFDLFSCVRPVRYFRGVPSVVKRPQDLDVVIFRENIEDVYAGIEGPMGSDFAKETLALCRKYGFDVPDDTGVGIKIMSRTGSRRLIRAAIQYAIDNGRKVVTIVHKGNIQKYTEGAFLRWGLELAAEEFGDTMVLEADLWSKHGGNLPEGKILLNHRIADATFFELLTKSDKFSVIATMNLNGDYISDAAAAQVGGLGIAPGGNIGSKCALFEATHGTAPDIAGKGLANPCSVLLSGVMMLEYLGWQEAADIATAAIAKSIRAKTVTGDLARYMKNATQLSTSDFAKTVMANMAKPRRKVASKGKGGSTASAASGSKGKSPASGKGGDKA; the protein is encoded by the coding sequence ATGAATGACAGCCCTGTGAAAACCTACAACGGCATACCTGTCCCGGCTGGCGAAACAATCCAGTTTGTGAACGCCAAGCCGGTCACTCCCAACCACCCGATCATCCCCTACATCGAGGGCGATGGCATCGGAGCCGAGATCACGGACGCCATGCGGCGCATCCTCGACCTCTCGGTCAATCTCGCCTACGGTGACGCTCGCAGCATCGCCTGGCTCGAAGTCTTCGCTGGTGACAAGGCCAAGGCTCGCTTTGGCGACGCCCTGCCTGCCGACACCCTGACGGCGCTCACCGACTTTGGTGTCTCCATCAAGGGCCCGCTCGGCACCCCCACCGGTGAGGGCATGCGCAGCCTCAACGTGACCATGCGTCAGCACTTCGACCTCTTCAGCTGCGTGCGACCCGTGCGCTACTTCCGAGGTGTGCCGTCCGTGGTCAAGCGTCCGCAGGACCTCGACGTCGTCATCTTCCGCGAAAACATCGAGGACGTCTACGCCGGCATCGAAGGACCCATGGGCTCCGACTTTGCCAAAGAGACGCTGGCGCTGTGCCGCAAGTACGGCTTCGATGTGCCCGATGACACCGGCGTCGGCATCAAGATCATGTCGCGCACCGGCTCTCGTCGGCTCATCCGCGCGGCAATCCAGTACGCCATCGACAACGGCCGCAAGGTCGTCACCATCGTCCACAAGGGCAACATCCAGAAGTACACCGAAGGCGCCTTCCTGCGCTGGGGTCTGGAACTCGCCGCCGAGGAGTTTGGTGACACCATGGTCCTGGAGGCGGATCTGTGGAGCAAGCACGGAGGCAATCTGCCCGAGGGCAAGATCCTGCTCAACCACCGCATCGCCGACGCGACTTTCTTCGAGCTGCTCACCAAGTCGGACAAGTTTAGCGTCATCGCCACGATGAACCTCAACGGCGACTACATCTCCGACGCCGCCGCCGCACAAGTCGGTGGTCTGGGCATCGCACCGGGCGGCAACATCGGCTCCAAGTGCGCGCTCTTTGAGGCCACCCATGGCACCGCTCCCGACATCGCCGGCAAAGGTCTCGCCAACCCCTGCTCGGTGCTGCTGTCGGGCGTGATGATGCTGGAGTACCTGGGCTGGCAGGAAGCGGCGGACATCGCCACCGCAGCCATCGCCAAGTCCATCCGCGCCAAGACCGTCACCGGTGACCTGGCTCGGTACATGAAGAACGCCACCCAGCTCTCCACCAGCGACTTTGCCAAGACGGTCATGGCCAACATGGCCAAGCCGCGGCGCAAGGTTGCTAGCAAGGGCAAGGGCGGCAGCACGGCCAGCGCCGCAAGCGGCTCCAAGGGCAAGAGCCCGGCGAGCGGCAAAGGCGGCGACAAAGCCTGA